One region of Peribacillus simplex genomic DNA includes:
- a CDS encoding VanZ family protein — protein sequence MIRRYYVPGLLVLWAMVIFFFSSQTYEEQSISPLLTQFNTPYWYDRLSGISFMYGGVEVSAQTAGVNGFLEFFLRKGAHLFIFFVFGLLTYGVWRRFVKNPVLSFPGAFLCILFYASADELHQKLTGGRTPLWQDVMLDTFGGLLGIFFFLFFYRWRSPRI from the coding sequence ATGATCCGTAGATACTACGTCCCGGGTTTGCTCGTTTTATGGGCGATGGTCATCTTCTTTTTTTCCTCGCAAACGTATGAGGAGCAAAGCATTTCCCCTTTATTGACACAGTTCAATACGCCGTATTGGTATGATAGATTAAGCGGCATTTCATTCATGTATGGTGGCGTTGAAGTGAGTGCCCAAACAGCAGGGGTGAATGGTTTTCTGGAGTTTTTCCTTCGGAAGGGTGCCCATCTTTTTATCTTTTTTGTGTTTGGATTATTGACATATGGTGTTTGGCGCCGTTTTGTGAAGAATCCTGTTCTTTCGTTTCCAGGCGCTTTTTTATGCATCCTTTTTTATGCAAGTGCTGACGAGCTGCATCAAAAACTAACAGGTGGCCGAACTCCCTTGTGGCAGGATGTCATGCTGGACACGTTTGGCGGTTTGCTGGGAATATTCTTTTTTCTTTTCTTTTATCGATGGAGAAGTCCTAGAATCTGA